From Panicum hallii strain FIL2 chromosome 2, PHallii_v3.1, whole genome shotgun sequence, a single genomic window includes:
- the LOC112880831 gene encoding uncharacterized protein LOC112880831, with protein MEMYGELKSDIESQVTVKMFGKLKTIFESQGLSFPDLLGSTMSEERRDSFACTAAGASQSRGTERAIVPTSVEPDTIDGLARPTRCSLLVQLVGDSSFMEVGNGLVYPGMSQLEGVQVRADCAVVKIDYVHEFAKNIKLEVPPDDMTTTLRDAVARRVQWRRAGIHIDPADADSVPTSQPQPQSAAVPPTFSEPCPQLPDTREALPDPHPPVSTQPQDEDDYFNQTTIGNVKDIRERLAGFLMMEVINTKGEFHSR; from the exons ATGGAGATGTATGGAGAGCTAAAGAGTGATATCGAGTCTCAGGTGACGGTGAAGATGTTTGGAAAGCTAAAGACCATCTTCGAGTCTCAGGGATTGTCATTCCCTGATTTGCTGGGGAGTACGATgagtgaagagagaagggacagcttcgcttgtactgcagcgggtgcttctcagagTAGAGGGACAGAGAGGGCAATTGTGCCTACATCAGTGGAGCCGGATACGATAGATGGCTTGGCTCGTCCGACCCGATGCAGTCTTCTCGTGCAGCTGGTCGGAGATTCATCTTTCATGGAGGTCGGGAACGGGCTTGTGTATCCCGGTATGtcccagcttgaaggtgtccag gtcagggctgattgtgctgtggtcaagattgactacgtgcatgagtttgctaagaatatcaagctggaggtgccaccagatgacatgaccaccactttgcgggatgcagttgcgagaagggttcagtggcggagagctggtattcatattgatccagcagatgcagattcAGTACCGACCAGTCAACCTCAGCCACAGAGTGCTGCAGTGCCACCGACGTTTTCTGAGCCATGCCCACAGCTGCCGGATACACGGGAAGCGTTACCGGATCCGCATCCTCCTGTCTCTACTCAGCCTCAG gacgaagatgattatttcaatcaaACGACGATTGGTAACGTGAaggatatccgagagaggctagcAGGGTTCCTCATGATGGAGGTGATCAACACAAAGGGGGAGTTCCATTCACGATAG